A genomic window from Alkalispirochaeta americana includes:
- a CDS encoding eCIS core domain-containing protein: protein MPVALHKFQCLLSEAIAAYRENRDGIAGCGIERDSTKYPVIAFQDEDRVFPLETGIKEEYERRFDYDLSKVRIHTGKNADSLARSSGAAAVTLGHDIYFAHGEFRPYTAEGMKLLAHEIQHTIQHDRGERMLYREEIIELEIEAEVIASRIMDEQSRNEIKGRQIPSDPRPENAGRRTEDGEDGLPGVPMSAFRAVHGGKPLIRYIGACGEEMVLTQRQYQEGVDQAVKRVQKKLAELGEIMTEENSNRSMLRVFESLSRRV, encoded by the coding sequence ATGCCGGTTGCATTACACAAGTTCCAATGCCTTCTCAGTGAGGCAATTGCTGCGTATAGAGAAAACCGTGACGGGATAGCAGGGTGTGGAATTGAACGGGACTCCACAAAGTATCCGGTGATAGCATTCCAGGATGAAGACCGAGTCTTCCCTTTGGAGACCGGAATAAAAGAGGAATACGAGCGTCGCTTCGATTACGATCTATCGAAGGTGCGGATTCATACCGGAAAAAATGCAGATTCCCTAGCTCGTTCGTCCGGTGCTGCGGCAGTAACACTGGGTCATGATATCTACTTTGCTCATGGGGAATTTCGTCCATACACAGCCGAAGGAATGAAATTACTTGCACATGAGATACAGCACACGATTCAGCATGATCGCGGGGAGAGAATGCTCTATCGCGAGGAGATAATCGAGCTGGAAATCGAGGCAGAGGTCATAGCATCTCGCATTATGGATGAGCAATCGAGAAATGAAATCAAGGGAAGGCAGATACCATCCGACCCGCGCCCTGAAAATGCAGGAAGAAGAACGGAGGATGGAGAGGATGGCCTTCCGGGAGTCCCGATGTCTGCCTTTCGGGCTGTTCATGGTGGAAAGCCGTTGATCCGCTACATTGGGGCATGTGGAGAAGAGATGGTTTTGACACAAAGACAATATCAGGAAGGGGTCGACCAGGCGGTGAAAAGAGTTCAGAAGAAGCTTGCGGAGCTGGGAGAGATCATGACAGAAGAAAACTCCAATAGAAGTATGTTGCGGGTGTTCGAATCTTTATCGAGACGAGTTTAA